The following coding sequences lie in one Oryza brachyantha chromosome 10, ObraRS2, whole genome shotgun sequence genomic window:
- the LOC102712572 gene encoding uncharacterized ATP-dependent helicase C29A10.10c-like translates to MGSRGRMLFDLNELPTEAEEEEAAVVVSQPQKTLPVPTAGPSLFPQQEVTQSQGILNNNAFKHASSGSGFQPFVRSKDSQITKEPIKAEGSLTASVATTSMVTNDVGKLIEPSNQISQAAEREEGEWSDADVASDTAGSSLSNKEESSGTATTQVKRDFQVSEPTAVKSGDMNKDEAAAEPSDTEMVDAPKDQVVRGPTGLESTKNLENKGNQPGDDSDPSNKSKDVRGVEANYALRFASNPAKRPKLDEHKEAMLGKKRARQTVFINVEDAKQAGTMKTSTPRRQSSFPAPIVTRTVKEAFRNAGGIAERAGEKQSQSAIRDQRQSETGSERSNSADPTDQISESNGDAEMGSQGRPKKMNAEEALADGYQQSMPRQLKGRQISSQRSAVTGQNNADQKPVNKRSLVSKKQTTANNMQYQDTSVERLIREVTSDKFWHNPEEAELQCVPGSFESAEEYIRVFEPLLFEECRAQLYSSYEESVESVSRDSHVMVRVKTVDRRERGWYDVVVLPMHEYKWTFKEGEVAVLSFPRPGSASQSSRSNRRNAGSNEDSESECGRLVGTVRRHTPIDTRDPIGAIIHFYLGDSFDSNSETNVLRKLLPRSTWYLTSLGSLATTQREYVALHAFRRLNVQMQNAILQPSPEHFPKYEEQPPAMPDCFTPNFADHLHRTFNGPQLSAIHWAAMHTAAGTSNGAVKKQEPWPFTLVQGPPGTGKTHTVWGMLNVIHLVQYQHYYAALLKKLAPESYKQVSGNTSNSSEAVAAGSIDEVLQSMDQNLFRTLPKLCPKPRMLVCAPSNAATDELLARVLDRGFIDGEMKVYRPDVARVGVDSQSRAAQAVSVERRTDQLLMKGRDEVIGWLQQLKLREQQLSQEIAFLQRDLTVVAATGRSQGSVGVDPDVLAQRDRNRDFLLQKLAASVESRDKVLVEMSRLLILESRFRVGSNFNMEDARASLEASFANEAEIVFTTVSSSGRKLFSRLSHGFDMVVIDEAAQASEVAVLPPLSLGAARCVLVGDPQQLPATVISKAAGTLLYSRSLFERFQQAGCPTILLSVQYRMHPQIREFPSRYFYQGRLTDSESVVKLPDEAYYRDTLMAPYIFYDISHGRESHRGGSSSFQNVHEAQFVLRLYEHLQKFLRANGGKKASVGIITPYKLQLKCLQREFEEVMSTEEGKDIYINTVDAFQGQERDVIIMSCVRASNHGVGFVADIRRMNVALTRARRSLWVVGNANALMQSEDWASLISDAKARKCFMDLDSIPKDFLAMKVSNTPGRNSSNNMRNMRTGGPRPRHLEMLPDSRVNMRPDEDERSNSVPRNTSYRNLDDLGRPGDRSRDNLPFGMPRRPNSSNGSRREV, encoded by the exons ATGGGATCTCGAGGAAGGATGTTATTTGACCTTAATGAGCTCCCAACAGaagctgaagaagaagaagctgctGTCGTTGTGTCACAACCTCAGAAGACCCTTCCTGTCCCCACAGCAGGCCCCTCTTTGTTTCCGCAACAGGAAGTAACACAGTCACAGGGAATATTGAACAACAATGCCTTCAAGCATGCATCATCTGGTTCAGGTTTTCAACCTTTTGTGAGGAGCAAAGATTCACAAATTACAAAGGAGCCAATTAAGGCAGAAGGTAGTTTGACTGCTAGTGTAGCCACTACATCTATGGTGACCAATGATGTTGGTAAACTGATTGAGCCCTCCAATCAGATTTCTCAGGCAGCTGAAAGAGAAGAAGGTGAGTGGTCTGATGCAGATGTTGCTTCTGACACTGCAGGGAGTAGTCTAAGCAACAAAGAAGAGTCGTCTGGTACTGCAACTACACAGGTGAAAAGAGATTTCCAAGTAAGCGAACCTACTGCTGTTAAATCTGGTGACATGAATAAAGATGAGGCTGCTGCTGAGCCTAGTGACACTGAAATGGTGGATGCGCCTAAGGATCAAGTGGTACGTGGTCCCACAGGACTCGAGAGCACgaaaaatttggaaaataaaGGAAATCAGCCCGGGGATGATTCAGATCCGTCCAACAAGTCAAAGGATGTTAGAGGTGTAGAAGCCAATTATGCATTGAGGTTTGCGAGTAACCCTGCAAAGAGACCTAAGTTGGATGAACACAAAGAGGCAATGCTCGGTAAAAAGAGAGCCAGGCAAACAGTGTTCATTAATGTTGAAGATGCGAAGCAAGCTGGCACGATGAAGACGTCAACACCCAGAAGGCAGTCGTCCTTTCCAGCGCCAATTGTCACACGTACTGTGAAGGAAGCTTTTCGCAATGCTGGTGGTATTGCTGAAAGAGCTGGAGAAAAACAAAGCCAGTCAGCCATCAGGGATCAGAGGCAATCTGAAACTGGTTCGGAACGGAGTAATTCTGCAGACCCGACTGATCAAATTTCTGAATCCAATGGTGATGCTGAGATGGGGTCTCAAGGTAGGCCAAAGAAAATGAATGCTGAAGAAGCCCTTGCAGATGGTTATCAACAATCAATGCCAAGGCAGTTAAAGGGCAGACAAATCTCTTCTCAGAGATCAGCTGTAACAGGACAGAATAATGCTGATCAGAAACCAGTTAATAAAAGATCTcttgtttcaaaaaaacaaactacagCAAATAACATGCAATATCAAGACACATCCGTTGAGCGACTTATACGTGAGGTGACAAGTGACAAGTTCTGGCATAATCCAG AGGAGGCAGAACTTCAATGTGTCCCTGGAAGTTTCGAATCTGCTGAGGAGTATATTAGAGTTTTCGAGCCTTTGCTTTTTGAGGAATGCCGCGCTCAGCTATATAGTTCCTATGAGGAGAGTGTTGAGTCTGTATCAAGGGATTCACATGTCATGGTGCGTGTGAAAACTGTGGATAGGCGTGAAAGAG GATGGTATGATGTTGTTGTTCTACCCATGCACGAATATAAATGGACTTTCAAAGAAGGTGAAGTTGCAGTTTTGTCATTTCCTCGGCCTGGTTCAG CTTCCCAATCAAGTAGATCTAACAGACGGAATGCTGGTTCAAATGAAGACTCTGAGTCGGAGTGTGGACGACTTGTTGGTACAGTCAGGCGCCATACGCCTATTGATACACGTGATCCCATTGGGGCAATTATTCACTTCTACCTTGGGGATTCATTTGATTCTAACAG TGAGACCAATGTTTTGAGGAAACTGCTACCTCGGAGTACTTGGTATCTGACTAGTCTTGGTTCCCTTGCAACAACACAAAGGGAATATGTTGCCTTGCATGCCTTCCGCCGTCTCAATGTTCAA ATGCAAAATGCTATTCTTCAGCCAAGTCCAGAGCACTTCCCCAAGTATGAAGAGCAGCCACCTGCTATGCCCGATTGTTTCACTCCAAATTTTGCTGATCACTTGCATCGTACTTTCAATGGGCCTCAGTTATCAGCAATTCATTGGGCTGCGATGCATACTGCTGCTGGTACAAGCAATGGAGCGGTGAAGAAACAAGAACCCTGGCCTTTCACATTAGTGCAGGGGCCGCCAGGGACAGGAAAAACCCATACCGTGTGGGGAATGCTAAACGTTATCCATCTTGTTCAGTATCAACATTACTATGCTGCTCTTCTCAAAAAACTTGCTCCTGAAAGTTACAAGCAAGTTAGTGGTAACACGAGCAACAGCTCGGAGGCTGTTGCTGCAGGGTCCATTGATGAAGTTTTACAGAGTATGGATCAGAACCTTTTCCGAACCCTTCCCAAGCTTTGTCCCAAGCCACGGATGCTTGTATGTGCTCCATCAAACGCTGCCACAGATGAGCTGCTTGCTCGTGTTCTTGATCGTGGTTTCATAGATGGTGAGATGAAGGTCTATCGCCCTGATGTTGCCCGTGTTGGAGTTGATTCACAGTCTCGTGCTGCACAGGCTGTTTCAGTTGAGCGGAGGACTGATCAGCTGTTAATGAAGGGCCGTGATGAAGTGATTGGGTGGCTACAACAGCTAAAACTCCGTGAGCAGCAGTTATCACAGGAGATAGCCTTTCTACAAAGGGATCTTACCGTGGTTGCAGCAACTGGCAGATCGCAGGGTTCAGTTGGAGTAGACCCAGATGTGCTTGCTCAAAGGGATCGTAATCGTGATTTTCTACTCCAGAAGCTTGCTGCTTCAGTAGAAAGCAGGGACAAAGTATTGGTGGAGATGTCACGCCTGCTGATATTGGAAAGCAGGTTCCGTGTTGGCAGCAACTTCAATATGGAAGATGCTAGGGCTAGTCTAGAAGCCAGTTTTGCCAATGAAGCAGAAATTGTTTTCACAACAGTTTCAAGCAGTGGTCGCAAATTATTTTCCCGCCTTAGTCATGGTTTTGATATGGTTGTTATTGATGAAGCTGCTCAGGCTAGTGAAGTAGCAGTCCTCCCTCCACTTTCACTTGGTGCAGCTAGATGTGTGTTGGTTGGTGATCCACAACAGCTCCCTGCTACTGTTATCAGCAAAGCAGCTGGGACTTTGCTCTACAGCAGGAGTCTCTTCGAGAGGTTTCAGCAGGCTGGTTGCCCTACCATTTTGTTATCAGTGCAGTATCGGATGCATCCCCAGATCCGTGAATTTCCATCAAGATACTTCTATCAAGGGCGCCTTACAGATAGTGAAAGTGTAGTCAAATTGCCTGATGAGGCGTATTATAGAGATACATTAATGGCACCTTACATATTCTATGACATCTCACATGGTCGTGAATCTCATAGAGGTGGGTCATCTTCTTTCCAGAATGTTCATGAGGCACAGTTTGTTTTACGATTGTATGAGCATCTTCAGAAGTTCTTGAGAGCTAATGGTGGCAAGAAAGCATCTGTTGGTATAATCACACCGTATAAGTTGCAGCTGAAATGTCTTCAGCGGGAATTTGAGGAGGTCATGAGTACTGAGGAAGGGAAGGACATCTACATAAACACAGTTGATGCTTTTCAAGGACAAGAGCGTGATGTGATTATTATGTCATGTGTCCGTGCCTCAAATCATGGTGTGGGTTTCGTGGCAGATATACGGCGTATGAATGTTGCTCTTACTAGAGCTAGGAGATCTCTATGG GTTGTTGGTAATGCCAATGCTCTTATGCAGTCAGAGGACTGGGCTTCACTTATATCAGATGCAAAGGCCAGGAAATGCTTTATGGACCTTGATAGCATTCCCAAGGACTTCCTTGCCATGAAGGTCTCTAACACTCCAGGTAGAAACTCTTCAAATAACATGAGGAACATGAGGACGGGTGGACCAAGGCCGAGGCATTTGGAAATGCTTCCAGATTCCAGGGTTAACATGAGGCCTGATGAGGATGAGCGTTCTAACTCTGTTCCAAGAAATACCAGTTACAGAAATTTGGATGATCTGGGGCGTCCTGGTGATAGGTCTAGAGATAATCTGCCGTTTGGAATGCCTAGGAGGCCAAATTCGTCGAATGGTTCGAGGAGAGAAGTGTAA
- the LOC102712293 gene encoding probable ascorbate-specific transmembrane electron transporter 1, giving the protein MPVKSSASFRLTAVPVVVVAQLLAAAVLTLTLVWVLHFRGGVSWEMSSNRQPIYMAHPLFMVIGLIICTGEAIMAYRIILGPRGAKKAVHLLLHLVALAFAAVGLYAAFKFHHDYRLPDIRSLHAWLGITTVALYALQWLVAFVYFVFPGAVMTMRADYAPWHIFFGIVVFLMAVCTAETGLARFVFAVSRYPNEAFVVNFAGLAIVMFGVAVVLAAILPSRY; this is encoded by the exons ATGCCGGTGAAGAGCAGCGCCAGCTTCCGGCTCACCGCCGTGCCGGTGGTGGTCGTCGCgcagctgctcgccgccgcggtgctgACGCTCACGCTCGTCTGGGTGCTGCACTTCAGGGGTGGCGTCTCCTGGGAGATGAGCTCTAACCGTCAGCCGATTTACATG GCACACCCTCTCTTCATGGTGATTGGGCTTATCATCTGCACCGGAGAAG CGATAATGGCGTACAGGATCATCCTGGGGCCAAGGGGGGCCAAGAAGGCAGTGCACCTGCTGCTGCATCTGGTCGccctcgccttcgccgccgtcggcctctACGCCGCCTTCAAGTTCCACCATGATTACAGACTCCCTGACATCCGCAGCCTGCATGCTTGGTTGGGGATAACCACTGTAGCACTCTATGCTCTTCAG TGGCTGGTGGCATTTGTGTACTTCGTGTTCCCGGGTGCCGTGATGACGATGAGGGCCGACTACGCGCCATGGCACATCTTCTTCGGCATCGTCGTCTTCCTTATGGCCGTCTGCACCGCCGAGACCGGCCTAGCAAGGTTCGTCTTCGCTGTTAGCCGCTATCCGAATGAAGCGTTCGTCGTCAACTTCGCCGGCCTTGCCATCGTCATgttcggcgtcgccgtcgtccttgCTGCCATCCTTCCTTCAAGATATTAG